gattttcaaaataaaagacccatgaaaactccggatcgtattacacatcactacacaaacatgatgtgacaggcatgagtcaaatgaaaaggaaaaagttttcagagcttacctcaatggtgctgtgtgttgccGTGCAGGCTCAGGCGCGGTCTGCTTTATCAACTCAGGCTCACATTAGCACTAGGAGAGCGACGTCTGTGGTGAGGCCGGGGAgggtgagggggagggaggggggagccgAAGAATTCCCAGTTGGAGCTCCAGCCGGTGCgctacagagtgacgttcatttaccggaggcattttatatctggccattttttggagactgtggcagggcaaattagtcaatgtatgggaaacactaaacactagaaaactcaggcccttttccttcttgtgtggtgtattcTGCATGATTCACTGGGTGCGCCTCTTTAAGTGGTCCGACCGGCAACCTGTTGAGACGATTTAGTTCCGCGTTCCCCCTCCAACTCCTCGGCGGGGGGGCCACAGGGGGGGCCGGACTCGGAGTTACAggggcactggcccctgctggGCCCCGCCTAAAACCGCCATTGAAAAGGGGATTTGTTTTTCCTAAAGCGCTGCTTTGTGTTGAGTGTTGCGAAAGAGgaatatatgcattttttaaGAATATATGGATTAACTCATACCTGACAGAGGCATAAAAGTAGGACATGTGCTCAGGAAAACGGACACAGAAGCCGCTCTGTTTAGTGTGGACGCATGTGTCATAAATCCGTGTAAATACATGCAATGCAAACACTGTTTTCGGAATACATTAATCCAAATTTTTATAGTAAGGTACAAGTTCTGCTGTATCATAGCCGGCTGATGGATTGATGGTTTTGACTGTTGATTTCTACACGAGAGCATGCACAAATAATTATCGGTGTCCTCCCAATATAGATGTATAAAtgttcacacacatatacgCACACACGCGCATACACACATATTCTTGTGTTTGagtctttgtgaggacccttGTTGACATACTGCATTCCCTAgtccaggggtaggcaacctgtgtgTTTCTGGAGCCACATGGGGCTCTTTAGTCTCTCTCCAGTGGCTCTGTGTGGCTTTTACAAAATAtgatatggaaatgaataagttatttttaaaaatgttttatggctgtAGGCCTACAGTGATTCCTACATACTCCAGTTATAAAAATTCAACTGAAGTGTTCGTCATACGACTACAACTTGGTGCCTTCTCCTACATTTTGGTGAACCTTAATAGTGGGGGCTAGTTAGAGGTGCAAGCTATTGATTACAagttcaaaaaagaaaaagtctcagaggaaaacagagaccTTAATAGTAAGTGGACTGATGTATTTGCTTTCACTGCCAATGCTGCAACatttaagtaccaaataatcataagtagcccactgcagagaagccaccttgtgctaaaacatattaatgaatgctcattgaCAGGCTTATTTAGACCTAAGGggctgtgttacctttattaTAAAGCACAAATATGTACTGCAGCttcagacaaattaaaaaaggatGATAGTAAAGTAAGGTtcatagtaaaggttgctgacccctgcctTAGCCTTCTTATATAAAAAGCTATATTTTCttgatatattttaattatttacacTGTCATTTTAACAATGCTTGATTTGTGCCCCTTTGAAACGCTTATTAGAGTGCTGCGTCTTAACCCAACCTACTTCTCATTGTAACTAACACCTTAAAATCAAGACTTACCCTTTGAAGGCCTTTGAAGAAGTGAAGACctgccaaaatgtcctcacttcgTTGGTTAAAAGCATGTTCCAGTCCTTGCTATGTTGCAAGCACAAGTGCACactcacatacatgcacactgaTGAATATatacattcattttccgtaTCCACTTGtcctgagaaaacccacgctgaaacagggagaacatggagactccgcacagaagggctcccccgcCCCAGGGTTTGGCCCCCCACCCAAGGTTTAAAGCAGgaaccctcctgctgtgaggcaacaatgctaatcTCTGCACATCATAGATAGCTTGGCAGTGTTGGGGTACATTTTGAGCCAAACTCTTTGGTTTTTAGGTTTCATTTTTGCTGTGATATGATCAGATTGGATTTCCATGTGTGCCAGACTGTGACTGAACAACCTGGTCCTTCAGTGCagctctttttttcccattttaatcTCGCTTTTATCTTCAAACATCACAAGTTATACAATATGGTTCATTGCCATTGGAGGAAAACAATCAAACATTACCTACTGATAAAATCTTTTCTGTGACATGGTTGTATTGGTATTGTTTTGAGACAGTGAGCAGTGTTACAGATCAGTgcttgtgaaaaataaatgacattttcAGTACCTCCACAtacacagattacagattacagggCAAACACTGAACCTCTTGTAATGTCTCTAACGTGTTATCTCCTTTCAGAAAGCACCACTGCCACCATGGATGACGAACAGTGCTACTACAACGAGACCATCGCCTTCTTCTACAACCGCAGCGGCAAGTACCTTGCTACTGACTGGAACACTGTCAGCAGGCTGGTGATGGGCCTGGGCATCACCGTGTGCATCTTCATCATGCTCGCCAACCTTCTGGTGATGATCGCCATCTACGTCAACAGGAGATTCCACTTCCCCATCTACTACCTGATGGCCAACCTGGCAGCTGCTGACTTCTTCGCCGGCCTGGCCTACTTCTACTTGATGTTCAACACGGGACCCAACACGCGGCGCCTCACTGTTTCCACGTGGCTGCTGCGCCAGGGCTTGATCGACACCAGCCTGACGGCGTCCGTGGCCAACCTGCTGGCCATCGCCATCGAGCGCCACATCACCGTGTTCCGCATGCAGCTACACACGCGGATGAGTAACCGGcgtgtggtggtggtgattgTCATAATCTGGACCATGTCCATAGTCATGGGGGCCATCCCCAGCGTGGGGTGGAACTGTATCTGTAGCATTAAGTCTTGCTCCAACATGGCGCCGCTTTACAGTAACTCCTACCTGGTCTTCTGGGCAGTGTTTAACCTAGTGACTTTTGTCGTCATGGTGACGCTATACGCCCACATCTTTGTGTATGTGCGCCAGAGGACCATGAGGATGTCGCGGCACAGCTCTGGACCTCGACGCAACCGAGATACGATGATGTCTCTGCTGAAAACCGTGGTGATTGTACTGGGTAAGGAAGAGATCTAAAGTTTTCTTtataatctatctatctatctatctatctatctatctatctatctatcgtaTCTCTATCTAGCAAGCTACATACACTGTGCATATCTAGTACTCTATCTCTGTAGCAGTGAGTGCGACAGTtggcatcagcagcagcagaacaatGAATCTGTTGATGGGTCCGTCTGTGAGGCTGTATCATTCAGCACAAACACAGTGTCTGCCTAGCACGAGTGTAAGCCTCAAATACATCATCTCAGCCAACCCTGTCCCCTTACAAATTCCGTTAACGTGCTGTGATTCTGCATGAGCAGTTGAATATGTTCGGTTAAAcaattgcattttattttgctgatgCCAAAATGTGGATGTGAGTAGCTACAATGTCTAGAGGATGCAGTCTTCAGTGAAGAAGTGGAATAGATAGAAAGATTGCCGCCACAGAACTTTGGTAGCAAAatccttttctttgtttcctgGAGCAAATGAAGGAAGATGGAACGGATGCCCACTTCTGCAAATTTGGTGGGAAAGTACCTGAAAAGGTTTAGGAGAGATAGGAGTAAGATAAGAAAGGAGCCTGCAGATAATGTTCATGACATCCCTTTACAAGCCTTTAAATGTGTTGGCTTTAACTATGGGTCGATGATGAGActatgggcccctgggcacagatatgaaaagggccccaccacctgtGCTACAGACGAACAAGACACATAGACTCTATggaggttttgtgtctctttgtggtcattgtgtgtctctctgaggtcattttgtgtcttttttggtcgttttCTGCCACTTTGTAGaaattttgtgcctctttgtggttgtgcgtccttgtagttgtttgggtctttttgaggtaattttgtgtcttatttggtcatttttttggACACTTTGTAGTACGTTGTagatattttctgtctctttgcagttcttttgcatctctttgttgtcattgccTGTCTGGTTGATGTTGTCTTGTgtcttttgtagttgtttggttCTCTTTGAAGAACGTTTGTGTCttattgaggtaattttgtgtcttttttggtcgttttctgcctctttgtggttgtgtgtcttcctagttgttttgtgtcatttttttggaCACTTTGTGGTaattatttgtctgtttgtggttgtttggccATGGTTGTagatattttctgtctctttgcagttcctctgCATCTCTTTATCATTTCGTGTCtacttgttgttttgtttcttttgtagttgtttgggtcTCACTGAAGTACGTTTGTGTCTTAtttaggtaattttgtgtctcttttggttaTTTTCCATCACTTTGTAGTAAAGTTGTGCcttcttgtagttgttttgttcttttttaggtaattttatgcttttttggttgttttttgctgctttgtcataattttgtgtctgtttgtagttattttgtgtctctttgcagttcctctgCATctcttgtggtctttttgtgtttccgatgtaattttgtgtcttactgaggcaattttgtctctttttttggcTGTTCTCTTTCGCTTAGTAGTAATTATGTGCCTCCTTGTGgtttctttgtgtgtctttgtggttgtcttGTGCCTCCTTGATCTTTTTGAGGTgatattgtgtcttttttggtcatgttttgatgcactgtagtaatctttgtctctttgcagcttctttgcatctctttgtgctccttttgagtctctttctggtcagtacatgttaatttgagtaacattttgcagatgaaggccCAGGGGCCCCTGACACTGTTGGCCCCTGGGCTTGTGCACTGTAGGCCTGTTTAGTAATCCATCCCTGGCCACAATACAGTGCACTCAAGTCTAATGTAAACTGTGCattagggcattaacagaaaagttgatTTGTCGACGTGTCCatgtcagtggcacaagtcgacaccccccgggaggaattgacaagtcgtgtgttttttccccctctctctctgtgtgcttgtgtatagaatgcaatcgctgcctctgattggcttaagctgatactttatccttgacttAACCAATAGTCATAATCACTTCAAAAAAAGGGCGGTAACGTTACTTGGCGCGTAGAGGGGAAATTAACACAAGACCCCAACAAGAAAAGAGACATGGCTGCAGAGAACGTAGAAGGTGATAAGCCTGAGAAAACGCCtgaaggcccgaacatactcgggcggaacgtacgcggaaaggactccgcggaggtccatgcggactcaaagtggacgtccgcaagccctgtgcgcacaaagctcagattttacgactgcGTGGACTCCACTCCGCGCACCAgcgactgctcggcatgtatttttcacatcgcagggatttttcacggacatttttacaggaaactacaacgcagaagtgcgctcgactatgaaagcccgaatgactgcggacattcctcgtggAGTCCGCTCCACTAATAGTACGCccaagtatgttcgggccttgagagtgacagacacacatcacatgtgtggagatacttcactttcctccgccgtgtcaatgtgatgacgtcatcaaatgacttgtcgactcaacttagactttattgacagataagtcgacctgaaaaaatCAAAGTCATTAATGCCCTACTGTGCGTAGATACTTGGAGTATTATCAGTATTCACTGATGCAAAATTAGAATCCAAAATGTGGCGTCTGACCATGACTACATTTAATAGCAGCTTGATATCACATTAGGAGTTTTTAAATCTTCAAATGAACAGATTCTAAGCTGCAAAAAACACCCCTCCAATGAAACTCAAGTTTTTAACCTTGGTAACATGTccatttggtgtttttattctGTAAGACATatcacaagcaaaaaaaaaagcagtcaaCACCATGGCTGAGCCTCTCCGCCTTGAAACTGCAGTGTACAAGTAACAgtgttaaaaacacaaattcagacAGCCAGGTTTTCATAAGCCACATATCTAAGGAATCAATCACGTCAACTTCCAAAACCAGGTGGATCAGAGGAGAAGCCAAGTGTAGCTTGGTATCAGTATTTTGCCAATTAGTATTCACTCTACTGCCAGACCTGGCGATAGGGAGCAAGGTTTATCCAACACATGCTAATAAAGAAAACGAATGCACATCAAGGGTTGTAGTGAGGCGTTGATGACTTGCAGTAGGCTTGAAAATGGGAAACAAGTACACTCTTTGGCTCTATATGGATCTCTCTTTTATTCAGATGATGTTTCAGCCCTCAGGCCCTCTTCAAGATCAATTATCATAGTCAGACGCAGCTGTTATACAGGCCACACCCAAGTCACACAACTGATAGTGATGAGGTAATCAGGCTTCAACTTTAGGGTGTGCAAGTTAAAACCTTGAAACAAAACAGTTACAGGAGCCACAGCCAATGAATTACTTCAAATCAAATGACAGCAGCCACCATATCTCACGCCAGATATCAGTTTAAcatgcaattttttttagaatcagaaatactctgatgtaaagaatagagaattataagaagtaagaataaagtgtgtaaatatagagcaatgaataaaataaagataaatgataaattaaaataaaatgtgcgtTATGCTACCATGTTTAACACTAGTCCTTGAGATATATCaagtaaaatattaaataaaccaACTGTGCTGATGCTGTAAGTGTTAAAAATtaactacaatatatacatcagtagaataaacaacaacagaatatgagtaaacataagaaatatgtaGTTATGTGTATCGTATGTTGAATTAATGTATACATTCAAGAGGTGGAAAACATTGCACAGTTCAATACTTGCACAGaagtatttaaaaatgttaaaatacataATGGATGAAGAGCAAAAATTAAGACATCGGCCATTAATAAACATGATTAACAACATTAAATATCCAAAAATTCAAAAAAAGCATTTCAAGTCAGAGTTTATATTCAGTCCATGAGGTGACAGGGTTCTCAGACGATGGATCCAACTGTGTTCCCTCCTGGAAAGTAAAATGGTTTTAAATTGTCGAAGGCCTCTTGATTGTGTTTTGCTCTCCCTGATGCATTATTACCTAATGAGTATCAGCTGTGTGAGCAGGGTGTGGCCTATGTAACCAGTGAGTGTGCTTGTGTCTCACTTTGCTTGTTGGAAGTATTGTCTaaataaaagagaaatgcacatggagccagagtgtgcaaCACATATCTGACATTAGCAACACATTGGTAGCTGTTTGGGAACCAATTGAAGTCAAAGGCGTGTGCTATCTCTTACCATTAGGCTTTTAACACTGAGTAAAGAGTGAGGCTTGAGCTGCAGGTGAGCAGCCGGTGGAGATAGATGTGGGACTAGTTTGCATCCAAATTCCAGAAACATCATCCAGTGTAGTATTTTATTATCCTATGCTCCAGTTGTTGGTTGTTGttaacacattaatgcagcccAAGCCTCTCTTCGCATGAAACAGcgtctgttttattttcaagccgagctatgtgtgtgtgcagcctgaCAGTTTTATGTTTAAGCATTCAGCTGAGAGACGTTTCCCACCATGCAAGTCTCCAGGCCTCTTCAGCGGTTTGCAATAAATGGAAGCATTGCTGTTTTGTACATTATAACAGTGGCACACTAACTCGGCGTCGTGTGTGGAGCAAGTCGGAGTGCGTGCATTGTGGGAAAAGTACTTCTTACTGCCTGGGAGCAGGATGTGTTGGTCCTAGACAAAACATACCAAAGGATTGTGTGTGATTTGTCTCCTATGTGCTGTGTTATCTCATCCTGTTGCCTCTGTTGTCTTTACTCCAGACTTAATTCAAAGCAGTGGACAGCAGCAATGTGCTCTGCAGCCTACAGTATTTATGAAAACTGGAGGACAACAAGATGCTTTGTTTGGTTCTACTTACCCTGTTGTTTTGCAGAGAAGCACTTCTGAGTCCAGTCTAGAAACACTTCTGTGCCTCTAATTGGCCACAGAGTGCAGAGAGACAGGCTGACTGTGAAGTAAATGAACAGATTAATAAGCATAAGAGAGAAGTATGAAAGTCCTTGTGTCATTTcagctcctccttctcctcGTAGTCAGTGTCCCATATACAACTGCAGAGAGAAGTCTGAGTCATCCAAAAACACTTGCTACTATCGCTGAAAAATACCcctataaataaatgcaaacagaTTCCAAATGCTGGTGACTTCATCCCGAAACGGCAGAGGATTCCTTGGAAATAAACAATATACGCCCTGTCGCAAGAGTTGCTCAACAAAAGTTTTACTCTATCTGCAGATGGATCTGGAAATGGAAGGGTTTTTATGTAAACACAAACTGCTCTCCGACATACTGAAGGAGAAGTGGAATCACCTACGCTAAGTGAATAAACTACTGCTGCTCTTTGGCTTAACTTcaaccttttttaaaaaaaaatcatgaacaaaGCATGTGCACAGGGACATATTTATACTGAGTTGGATAATGTAAATGTGAGTGCATGACTGTGTGCATATTCTTACTCAGGAGCGAACATTACATGAAAACTGCTCAGACCTACCTACATCGGTGGTCCCATCAGCCGTTACTCCAAATAATGTTGGCTCTCTTGCCTCAGTTTGTCTCTGGACTGCATGTGCCAAAAGttctaatatttcattttataatggTGTCGGACATTCAGTTGTCAGCTTCTTGTTCACACTtcgtattgttttttttacttgtgcaacaaaagcatgtgcttaggttttcaaaaaaacatttggctTAACATTGGCAGAGTCAGCAAACAGCGGGCTCgtaggtgaaagtccagggtttgttggaccatccacctcccctcccactcACCCTATCAGGACTTTCCAGCTACATCTTACGTTATTACCAGtggcatttcaaactgatgccatcTGGCGGCGATATAAAAGGACGCACCTTTACCTATGTGAAAATTACCTTTTTGCATTAGTGTCTGATGCTAAAATCGTTGACAAAGCAGCTGTTTTGACGACTTGAGAATAAAGGCATTTGCACGAGTCCATTTTtttcagatgtgtttttttaatccgTCATATGAAAAAACAGcgttaaggcccatttatgctccctttacgtacgaaaatgtatacgtccatttcaaacgatgttaccgtcactgcccacatacttccatgcgccctttatgttggcatggatgttaaccaatatatccaccaggaggcagcccagtgtcaaaagtttatgacaactacaaactcaaaaacaaacatggcaactgtggaggagatattgataatgtacctgttgcataaaagacaaaaacagaggcagcgttgtaggaggcggtggtcggtgaggccgttaaatacatcgcgactggaggacggagaattcttttctctagtactgccgatgaaagaaattgaattgttatttcttctttgtgtctcaTTAGAGCTATATAttgggtagtgacagcaacactgcccccacggttcccggtggtactgctccgtttggcccgtatccgtaagctttatggaaatgtgcagaaatacggacaaaatgaacgtggagcacggacagaaggctccgtccgtatccggatccgtatttaacgttgagcataaatgggcctttacacacagaaaccttgcacactaaGACTGATGCCTTCTAGTCGTTGTGAAAATTGGCAATAAGTGACAAAATTAAAAGACGAATTTCCTCCATTGCCTCTCCACTTAAGTTAccacttcctctctgtctttcatttggcactgCAGTTGCATGAAgggcggagctgtcctccctctctgtgtccacattctgtgtgcggtccacatcctcctcctcatcatcatcatcatcatcatctacccgaatattactatctgacc
The sequence above is drawn from the Epinephelus fuscoguttatus linkage group LG18, E.fuscoguttatus.final_Chr_v1 genome and encodes:
- the lpar1 gene encoding lysophosphatidic acid receptor 1; protein product: MDDEQCYYNETIAFFYNRSGKYLATDWNTVSRLVMGLGITVCIFIMLANLLVMIAIYVNRRFHFPIYYLMANLAAADFFAGLAYFYLMFNTGPNTRRLTVSTWLLRQGLIDTSLTASVANLLAIAIERHITVFRMQLHTRMSNRRVVVVIVIIWTMSIVMGAIPSVGWNCICSIKSCSNMAPLYSNSYLVFWAVFNLVTFVVMVTLYAHIFVYVRQRTMRMSRHSSGPRRNRDTMMSLLKTVVIVLGAFIVCWTPGLVILLLDVFCASCNVLTYEKFFLLLAEFNSAMNPIIYSYRDKEMSATFRQILCCQRQENVNGTTAEGSDRSASSINHTVLSGGMHHHHNEHSVV